The following proteins come from a genomic window of Candidatus Methylomirabilis sp.:
- a CDS encoding type II toxin-antitoxin system PemK/MazF family toxin, which yields MIPPLLARGDVVLTPFPFTDLTGTALRPAVIVSQGQLGQDIVLAAISSVVRGSISPTDCHLASTHPEFTLTGLRVTSIIRMHKLAAVERSVIVRRLGHLGPQLQAEVDRLLRVVLGL from the coding sequence GTGATCCCTCCGCTCCTTGCTCGTGGCGACGTAGTCCTGACGCCGTTTCCATTTACCGATCTTACTGGCACTGCGCTCCGTCCCGCTGTGATCGTGTCTCAGGGTCAACTCGGCCAAGACATTGTGCTGGCAGCGATTTCCAGTGTTGTGCGTGGTTCGATTTCTCCCACTGACTGTCACCTCGCAAGTACCCACCCGGAATTTACTCTAACAGGTCTCCGCGTCACGTCCATAATCCGGATGCACAAATTGGCTGCGGTGGAACGTTCGGTCATTGTCCGCCGGCTAGGACATCTCGGGCCACAGTTGCAGGCAGAAGTGGACCGACTGTTGCGCGTGGTGTTGGGGTTGTGA